A single window of Pontibacillus chungwhensis DNA harbors:
- a CDS encoding S-layer homology domain-containing protein encodes MRKWVIMICVLVLVCGVTEEMIWAEEDEALRYVAIGDEGTMGAISGRSFGVSYVDLIAETLKQHHSTVTISTDLLGKSYTSEALLHAIENENVESIEEADLITLSIGRQDLLNYVELNEQGQLVAFEPSMSEILKLRETIEAILLEIKKETSSNQVYVVGYAPIFSSVYAQEEESLDEFINQANRMLETVVHEQGFHFVPYSEVGEDPTHSYETIPTQHWHDQVAKAFTNQLNLKKATTYSSVRADLLLENRVSLLFRKVGIDITEEDKPVPYEEALLVLGTFIPQMEETSLVTTSLDRSDPLYETVVGLKQLGIMEPFTPDQRKSNMQRGEFTMILAQIFGTGVKEVGDFKDIQMDDQRAKRINALEHIGIVEGYRDGTFQPDRFLSNRELYRIVKRTYEVYFKEIEKRTSSK; translated from the coding sequence ATGCGTAAGTGGGTCATAATGATATGTGTTTTAGTATTGGTATGTGGTGTTACAGAAGAAATGATTTGGGCTGAAGAGGATGAGGCTCTTCGGTATGTAGCGATAGGGGATGAAGGAACGATGGGAGCGATCTCTGGGCGTTCTTTTGGAGTGAGTTATGTAGATTTAATTGCTGAGACGTTAAAGCAACACCATTCCACTGTAACGATTTCAACTGATCTTCTAGGTAAAAGTTATACCTCTGAAGCGTTACTGCATGCAATAGAGAATGAAAACGTTGAATCGATAGAGGAAGCCGATCTGATCACCTTATCGATCGGGCGTCAAGATTTATTGAATTATGTGGAGTTGAACGAACAAGGACAACTTGTCGCTTTTGAGCCAAGTATGTCTGAGATTCTGAAATTAAGGGAAACGATTGAAGCTATCCTTCTTGAAATTAAGAAAGAAACATCATCAAATCAGGTGTATGTAGTCGGGTATGCTCCCATTTTCTCAAGCGTATATGCTCAGGAGGAAGAGTCCTTGGATGAATTTATTAACCAAGCAAACAGAATGTTGGAAACGGTCGTTCATGAACAAGGCTTTCACTTTGTTCCATATTCCGAAGTTGGAGAAGACCCTACCCATTCATACGAAACCATCCCGACCCAGCATTGGCATGATCAAGTAGCCAAAGCATTTACGAATCAGCTGAACCTAAAAAAGGCCACAACCTACAGTTCTGTTCGCGCAGATCTCCTTCTTGAAAACCGCGTAAGTTTACTTTTTAGGAAAGTAGGAATTGACATAACAGAAGAAGACAAGCCCGTTCCTTACGAAGAAGCTCTGTTGGTATTAGGTACGTTCATTCCACAGATGGAAGAGACAAGCCTCGTTACAACTTCGCTTGATCGCTCAGATCCTCTATATGAAACGGTCGTAGGTTTGAAGCAGCTTGGCATAATGGAGCCATTCACTCCTGATCAGCGGAAAAGTAATATGCAAAGAGGAGAATTTACCATGATCCTTGCGCAAATTTTTGGAACAGGTGTAAAAGAAGTTGGAGATTTTAAAGATATCCAAATGGATGATCAAAGGGCTAAGCGGATAAATGCACTCGAGCATATAGGTATTGTGGAAGGATATAGGGATGGAACATTTCAACCTGATCGTTTTCTCTCAAATAGAGAGCTTTACCGCATCGTAAAAAGAACATATGAAGTGTATTTTAAAGAAATAGAAAAACGGACGAGTTCTAAATAG
- a CDS encoding response regulator, which translates to MFSVMLVDDSKLTRCFLRDQLANSNYHVIAEAADGLEAIELFRLHKPDITILDIIIPYYCGMSCLRKMIEINSDSKIVMCSSIGQHFHIQEALHIGAIDYIIKPHFNELKKVLDKAIASFV; encoded by the coding sequence ATGTTTAGTGTTATGTTAGTGGATGATTCTAAGCTCACCAGGTGTTTCCTACGAGACCAGCTTGCTAACTCTAACTATCATGTTATAGCTGAGGCTGCTGATGGCCTTGAAGCTATAGAGTTGTTTCGATTACACAAGCCGGATATTACGATCTTAGATATTATTATTCCGTATTATTGTGGTATGAGCTGCTTACGTAAGATGATAGAAATCAATTCAGACAGTAAAATCGTTATGTGCTCCTCGATCGGTCAGCACTTTCATATTCAAGAAGCTCTTCATATCGGAGCGATTGATTATATTATTAAACCTCATTTTAATGAGTTAAAGAAAGTATTGGACAAAGCAATCGCCTCTTTTGTGTAA
- the pgmB gene encoding beta-phosphoglucomutase — translation MTCKAVIFDLDGVIVDTVPLYYKATLPVINELGVPFTEADNLAYQGRPRMELIDMIVKRSGKVFTEEEKIELGEWKNRNYQELIAQLTEEDAMPGIYRFIQELSQAGIPMALASASSNAQFVLKQLGLTTFFDVIMDPKSLKKGKPDPEIFETAADRLGVPYENCVAIEDGEAGLEAIRSTPMFSIGVGTAPYLDQADWTIPTTASLTLENVNSQFNRRESKK, via the coding sequence ATGACATGTAAAGCAGTAATCTTTGATTTGGACGGTGTAATAGTCGATACCGTTCCACTCTATTATAAAGCAACGTTACCGGTTATAAATGAGCTTGGTGTTCCATTCACAGAAGCCGATAACCTTGCCTATCAGGGAAGACCGCGTATGGAATTAATCGACATGATTGTAAAACGTTCTGGTAAGGTTTTCACGGAGGAAGAGAAGATCGAGCTAGGGGAGTGGAAAAACCGTAATTATCAAGAGTTGATCGCTCAACTAACTGAAGAAGATGCGATGCCTGGCATTTACAGATTTATTCAAGAGTTATCACAAGCGGGGATTCCAATGGCTCTAGCCTCTGCTAGCTCCAATGCTCAGTTTGTATTGAAACAGTTAGGACTCACTACGTTTTTTGACGTCATTATGGATCCAAAGTCATTAAAGAAAGGAAAACCAGATCCTGAAATCTTCGAAACAGCCGCAGACCGCCTAGGCGTACCCTATGAGAATTGCGTGGCGATTGAAGACGGAGAAGCAGGTTTAGAAGCCATTCGATCCACTCCTATGTTCTCAATTGGAGTAGGAACAGCTCCTTACTTAGACCAAGCAGATTGGACCATCCCAACAACCGCATCTTTAACATTAGAGAATGTCAACTCACAATTTAATAGAAGAGAATCGAAAAAATAA
- a CDS encoding D-alanyl-D-alanine carboxypeptidase family protein, which translates to MFKVGVCFMFLSVLILFPFKRSVLSAVDFPDLSEETRGYNEIQYLADQGIIHGYEDGEFKSSQDVTRLQVTMMLVRALELSMDNRPDPGLKDVNPEDRGYRYIATAVDEGVFQGTPDGYFEGRRDITRGEMAIVLAKAFNLEMGSNTVDLRDVAEEETYIRIVVSNRIAIGYPDQKYHQDESTNRQNFSVMLARAIDPKYIEPAFGGSWLTHASNGKVHHCFATMDQGITLEKIVEREGEPVRKERIGERIEAEYGKCIYVFEQEKPRLMRELNYEPMNEEITPTYVHQRIPSPDQTQMNDGKYEEIYTYDEYTVTLQYTSKTGIMERLRIQPNELKNGTWFLESKYFNNLDRADGTPTITNPENQLVLVNKSNVLPADYTPDLTRPDVPFVFGDQDLNKSYMRPEAAEQLERMFQAAEGEGYSILAVSGYRSFDRQDFLFQAEVEESGREAAAKVVAPPGTSEHQTGLTMDVTSPAVNYGLVQRFGQTEAGEWLQAHAYEYGFILRYPKGKESITGYQYEPWHFRYIGKEYATLIHENDLTLEEFFTKMDEM; encoded by the coding sequence ATGTTCAAAGTAGGGGTATGTTTTATGTTTTTATCTGTACTCATTCTCTTTCCTTTCAAAAGAAGCGTCCTGAGTGCAGTGGATTTTCCGGATTTATCAGAAGAGACGCGTGGATATAATGAAATTCAATACTTAGCGGACCAAGGGATTATTCATGGATATGAAGATGGTGAATTTAAATCATCTCAGGACGTCACACGACTTCAAGTAACGATGATGTTAGTTCGTGCTTTAGAGCTTTCTATGGATAATCGACCTGATCCAGGTTTGAAAGATGTAAACCCCGAAGACCGGGGGTATCGTTATATTGCTACAGCAGTAGACGAAGGGGTCTTTCAAGGGACTCCGGATGGTTATTTTGAAGGGAGGAGGGACATTACTCGAGGAGAAATGGCTATTGTCTTAGCAAAAGCATTTAACTTAGAGATGGGATCTAATACAGTTGATTTACGAGATGTAGCAGAAGAAGAAACATACATAAGGATAGTCGTTTCTAATCGAATTGCTATTGGGTATCCCGATCAGAAATATCATCAAGATGAATCAACAAACCGTCAAAATTTCTCCGTTATGCTAGCTCGAGCGATAGATCCGAAATACATTGAACCAGCTTTTGGTGGATCTTGGTTAACTCACGCTTCAAACGGTAAGGTTCATCACTGCTTTGCAACGATGGACCAAGGGATTACGTTAGAAAAGATTGTTGAACGTGAAGGAGAGCCGGTGCGTAAAGAACGCATAGGAGAACGGATAGAAGCTGAATATGGCAAGTGTATATACGTATTTGAACAAGAAAAGCCTCGATTGATGAGAGAATTGAACTATGAACCCATGAATGAAGAGATCACGCCCACTTATGTTCATCAAAGAATCCCATCACCTGATCAGACTCAAATGAACGATGGGAAGTATGAAGAGATATATACGTACGATGAATATACAGTAACACTCCAGTACACTTCTAAAACCGGTATTATGGAGAGGCTGCGTATTCAGCCAAATGAGTTGAAAAATGGAACATGGTTTCTCGAGTCGAAGTATTTTAATAATCTAGATCGGGCTGATGGGACACCAACCATCACAAACCCAGAGAATCAACTGGTGCTCGTGAACAAATCAAACGTGTTACCGGCTGATTATACACCTGATTTAACAAGGCCCGACGTTCCATTTGTATTTGGTGATCAGGATTTGAATAAAAGTTATATGCGACCTGAAGCGGCAGAGCAGTTAGAAAGAATGTTTCAAGCCGCGGAAGGAGAGGGATACAGTATTTTAGCCGTCTCGGGATACAGGTCCTTTGATCGTCAAGATTTTCTTTTTCAAGCAGAAGTAGAAGAGTCCGGAAGAGAGGCTGCAGCGAAAGTGGTGGCCCCGCCAGGCACAAGTGAACATCAAACAGGATTGACGATGGATGTGACCTCACCGGCTGTAAACTATGGTTTAGTCCAACGCTTCGGTCAGACAGAAGCGGGGGAATGGTTACAAGCCCATGCTTATGAATATGGTTTTATCCTTCGGTATCCAAAAGGCAAAGAATCTATTACGGGTTACCAGTATGAGCCGTGGCATTTTAGGTATATAGGAAAAGAATATGCGACCCTTATTCACGAAAATGATCTAACGTTAGAAGAGTTCTTTACAAAGATGGATGAAATGTAA
- a CDS encoding pyridoxamine 5'-phosphate oxidase family protein → MNDQQAKDKILEVLDHHKIGTLATVQQNKPHSRYMTFHNEELHLYTATDKDTHKAEEIENNPYVHILLGYDGDGFKDPYIEVEGKAVINDSKELKEKLWNDYMKHWFKGPEDPDYIVLDIQPTQIRLMNVEGEDPKTIQL, encoded by the coding sequence ATGAATGATCAACAGGCAAAAGACAAAATTTTAGAAGTATTAGACCATCATAAAATTGGAACACTTGCTACTGTTCAACAAAATAAACCTCATTCCCGTTATATGACTTTCCATAATGAAGAGTTGCATTTGTATACAGCAACAGATAAGGATACTCACAAAGCAGAGGAAATTGAAAACAATCCATACGTGCACATTTTGTTAGGGTATGATGGAGACGGCTTTAAGGATCCTTACATTGAAGTCGAAGGTAAGGCTGTTATTAACGATTCTAAAGAACTAAAAGAAAAGTTATGGAACGATTATATGAAGCATTGGTTTAAAGGCCCTGAAGATCCAGATTATATCGTTCTAGACATTCAGCCCACTCAAATTAGATTAATGAATGTAGAAGGGGAAGACCCTAAAACCATTCAATTATAA
- a CDS encoding ferritin-like domain-containing protein: protein MRFLLSRRFRIGLIVFSFIVFLASSLINAQTPPADYGAKGALKAPRITYEEALQYAIEDEYLAQERYKLVIQKYGQVFPFPKIQTAEKKHIEALERLYNQTDIEIPTNKAKDYVGMPSSIKVALQQAVQAEIDNIAMYNRFLEIKNLPPNAKKVFTNLRDASKKHLVAFNFGLSQQQ from the coding sequence ATGAGATTTCTACTTTCCCGCCGTTTTCGAATTGGTTTAATTGTTTTTAGCTTTATCGTTTTCTTAGCAAGCTCACTCATTAACGCCCAAACCCCTCCAGCTGATTATGGAGCAAAGGGGGCTTTAAAAGCTCCTCGTATAACTTACGAGGAGGCATTACAATATGCTATTGAAGATGAATACCTTGCCCAAGAGCGATACAAACTTGTGATACAAAAATATGGTCAAGTCTTCCCGTTTCCTAAAATTCAAACAGCTGAAAAAAAGCATATAGAAGCATTAGAACGTTTATATAACCAAACCGATATAGAGATTCCCACAAATAAGGCAAAGGACTATGTAGGAATGCCTTCTTCTATAAAAGTTGCATTACAACAAGCCGTTCAAGCTGAAATTGACAATATTGCCATGTATAACCGCTTCCTAGAAATCAAGAATCTACCTCCAAATGCGAAAAAGGTCTTCACCAATTTAAGAGACGCCTCTAAGAAACATCTTGTAGCTTTTAATTTCGGTCTCTCTCAACAGCAATAG
- a CDS encoding secondary thiamine-phosphate synthase enzyme YjbQ — MKTFTVRTTEHDQMIDITSEVEDWIKTEGVEEGVVVITSMHTTAGITVNENADPDVKTDFLRRLDEVFPWNHPKDLHGEGNTASHLKTSTVGSSEMVIISEGKLVLGTWQGIYFCEFDGPRERKYAATLMR; from the coding sequence ATGAAAACATTTACAGTAAGAACAACAGAGCACGATCAAATGATTGATATTACTTCAGAAGTAGAAGATTGGATCAAGACTGAAGGGGTTGAGGAAGGTGTCGTAGTTATTACATCTATGCATACTACTGCTGGAATCACGGTAAATGAGAACGCAGATCCTGATGTGAAAACGGATTTTTTGCGGCGGTTAGATGAAGTATTCCCATGGAATCATCCAAAGGATCTTCATGGTGAAGGCAATACAGCTTCTCATTTGAAAACGAGTACGGTCGGCTCGTCTGAAATGGTCATCATTTCTGAAGGTAAGCTTGTGCTTGGAACGTGGCAAGGCATATATTTCTGTGAATTCGATGGACCTAGAGAGAGAAAGTACGCAGCTACATTAATGCGATAA
- a CDS encoding 3D domain-containing protein yields MKHLLMTTISTFLIAFMFTSFFISNNQVVQAQSMDPNSTDRTYESHTINKEITLQKKEATPCFLQKPASTHALSKKEKAITTKKTYSKEVTVEATAYTAQCEGCSGITRTGINLLKNPNLKVIAVDPNVIPLGTKVYIEGYGTAVAGDIGSAIKGNRIDIYMKDRKDALDYGRRTITIKIIS; encoded by the coding sequence ATGAAACACTTACTTATGACGACAATCTCCACGTTCCTCATTGCCTTTATGTTTACTAGTTTCTTCATTTCTAATAATCAAGTTGTACAAGCCCAATCAATGGATCCTAATTCAACAGACAGAACTTATGAATCTCATACTATAAATAAAGAAATTACACTACAGAAGAAAGAAGCAACACCATGCTTCTTACAGAAACCAGCTTCAACACATGCCCTTTCCAAAAAAGAGAAAGCTATTACAACTAAGAAGACATATTCAAAAGAAGTTACAGTTGAAGCGACCGCCTACACAGCTCAATGTGAGGGATGCAGTGGGATAACAAGAACCGGCATTAATTTGTTAAAGAATCCAAATCTTAAGGTGATTGCTGTTGACCCTAATGTAATCCCATTAGGTACAAAAGTATATATAGAAGGATATGGGACAGCAGTGGCAGGAGATATCGGAAGCGCGATTAAAGGAAACCGGATTGATATCTATATGAAGGACAGGAAAGATGCTTTAGATTATGGAAGAAGAACCATTACCATTAAAATCATTTCTTAG